In a genomic window of Struthio camelus isolate bStrCam1 chromosome 16, bStrCam1.hap1, whole genome shotgun sequence:
- the HIPK4 gene encoding homeodomain-interacting protein kinase 4: MVTLESGTECYDVVDTLGKGTFGEVAKSWRRSTGEMVAIKILKNDGHRSRIIKNELKLLQAMGAVDAEESHIVRFLESFHDGTKCYLVFELLEQNLFDFQKENNFSPLPVRHIRTITVQVLKALAKLKELSIIHADLKPENIMLVDHARYPFRVKVIDFGSASIFSEVRYIKEPYIQSRFYRAPEILLGLPFCEKVDVWSLGCVMAELHLGWPLYPGSSEYDQVRYICETQGLPRGGLLHAARKAHRFFRRAPHPDAAGPWQLKSLAEHLAETREKPVERRKYVLASLDQMETVSGQRMIYPDSEALAERCDLRGMVELVKRMLTWDSHERITPSAALKHPFVSLQQLKASYEPTHYYQLCRQGLQASRKEAGAAEAFPDGEEGAFLPPPPQEEPAQPVPAGRCSVQRAIAQMDDLSLAEVAPGDESRCGAGPPPPPAPAPIPTHYGSWHRAARHRRHPRRPKPDPILGNLIVLGPRSPGVAGGGWERQGQRGGSEEQSLPGRPPPSPHAKVLCVPSVLWVTDAPSPWVLLVPQVLWDTERSRSPGALGLQVLWVTDTPGPQVLLVPHVLQVTDALGPQVLLVPYVLQITDTPGPQVLLVPCMLQVTDTPGPQVLLVPYVLQVTDTPGPQVLQVTDALGPQVLLVPYVLQVTDALGPQVLEVPTKTQSVGCGSHPVGLAAGPIQPPGCAPGAAGCPPFPGPAAPLTAPCFSRLQRALAEWCTPEPQRPVAGAWLGSEDWLREQGSEHPAGHGGLHHAQSRHPRYLQHVAGHH; this comes from the exons ATGGTCACGCTGGAGTCGGGCACCGAGTGCTACGACGTGGTGGACACGCTGGGGAAAGGCACCTTCGGGGAAGTGGCCAAGAGCTGGCGGAGGAGCACGGGGGAGATGGTGGCCATCAAGATCCTGAAGAACGACGGGCACCGGAGCCGGATCATCAAGAACGAGCTGAAGCTGCTGCAGGCGATGGGGGCGGTGGACGCGGAGGAGTCACACATCGTCCGCTTCCTCGAGTCCTTCCACGACGGCACCAAGTGCTACCTGGTCTTCGAGCTCCTGGAGCAAAACCTCTTTGACTTCCAGAAGGAGAACAACTTCTCCCCGCTGCCCGTCAGGCACATCCGGACCATCACGGTGCAGGTGCTCAAGGCGCTGGCCAAGCTCAAGGAGCTCTCCATCATTCATGCCGACCTGAAGCCGGAGAACATCATGCTGGTGGACCACGCGCGGTACCCGTTCCGGGTGAAGGTCATCGACTTTGGCTCGGCCAGCATCTTCAGCGAGGTGCGCTACATCAAGGAGCCCTACATCCAGTCCCGCTTCTACCGGGCGCCCGAGatcctgctggggctgcccttcTGCGAGAAGGTGGACGTCTGGTCGCTGGGGTGCGTCATGGCCGAGCTGCACCTGGGCTGGCCGCTCTACCCCGGCAGCAGCGAGTACGACCAGGTGCGCTACATCTGCGAGAcccaggggctgccgcggggcgggCTGCTCCACGCCGCCCGCAAGGCGCACCGCTTCTTCCGCCGGGCGCCGCACCCCGACGCCGCCGGCCCCTGGCAGCTGAAATCCCTGGCCGAGCACCTGGCCGAGACCCGGGAGAAGCCCGTGGAGCGGCGCAAGTACGTCCTCGCCTCCCTGGACCAGATGGAGACGGTGAGCGGCCAGCGGATGATCTACCCCGACAGCGAGGCCCTGGCCGAGCGCTGCGACCTCCGCGGCATGGTGGAGCTCGTCAAGCGCATGCTGACCTGGGACTCGCACGAGCGCATCACGCCCAGTGCAGCCCTGAAGCACCCCTTCGTCTCCCTGCAGCAGCTCAAGGCGAGCTACGAGCCCACCCACTACTACCAGCTCTGCCGGCAGGGCTTGCAAGCGTCCCGCAAGGAGGCCGGCGCGGCGGAGGCTTTCCCCGATGGAGAGGAAGGCGccttcctcccgccgccgccgcaggaggAGCCGGCGCAGCCCGTGCCAGCCGGCCGCTGCAGCGTGCAGCGAGCCATCGCCCAGATGGACGATCTCAGCCTGGCCGAGGTGGCGCCGGGCGATGAGAGCCGGTGCGGCgctggccccccgccgccgcctgccccggcccccatCCCCACCCACTACGGCAGCTGGCACCGGGCCGCCCGGCACCGTCGGCACCCGCGGCGCCCCAAGCCGGACCCCATCCTGGGCAACCTCATCGTGCTGGGGCCGCGGTCCCCCGGGGTGGCCGGCGGCGGCTGGGAGCGTCAGGGGCAGCGAGGCGGCAGCGAGGAGCAGAGCCTGCCCGGGAGACCTCCGCCTTCGCCCCACGCCAAG GTGCTCTGTGTCCCCTCGGTGCTCTGGGTCACTGATGCTCCCAGTCCCTGGGTGCTCTTGGTCCCCCAGGTGCTCTGGGACACTGAGCGCTCCAGGTCCCCAGGTGCTCTGGGTCTCCAGGTGCTCTGGGTCACTGATACTCCAGGTCCCCAGGTGCTCTTGGTTCCCCACGtgctccaggtcactgatgctcTCGGTCCCCAGGTGCTCTTGGTCCCCTACGTGCTCCAGATCACTGATACTCCAGGTCCCCAGGTGCTCTTGGTCCCCTGCATGCTCCAGGTCACTGATACTCCAGGTCCCCAGGTGCTCTTGGTCCCCTACGTGCTCCAGGTCACTGATACTCCAGGTCCCCAGGtgctccaggtcactgatgctcTGGGTCCCCAGGTGCTCTTGGTCCCCTACGtgctccaggtcactgatgctcTGGGTCCCCAGGTGCTCGAGGTCCCCACCAAGACCCAGAGCGTGGGCTGTGGCAGCCACCCTGTCGGGCTGGCTGCGGGTCCCATTCAGCcgcctggctgtgccccaggggcCGCAGGGTGTCCCCCCTTcccgggccctgctgccccgctCACCGCCCCCTGCTTTTCTCGCCTGCAGAGAGCTCTGGCCGAGTGGTGCACGCCCGAGCCCCAGCGGCCCGTCGCCGGCGCGTGGCTGGGCTCCGAGGACTGGCTGCGGGAGCAGGGCTCGGAGCACCCCGCCGGGCACGGCGGGCTCCACCATGCGCAGAGCCGGCACCCACGCTACCTGCAGCATGTGGCCGGCCACCACTGA
- the PRX gene encoding periaxin produces the protein MEPAPQEQVTAPELVEIVVETAAEAGVTGISLAGGGKEGIYVADVQRDSSAAKALRLREGDQLLSARVFFENIRYEDAVRLLQCAEACKVSFCLKRTVPSTDAAVRSGAAGAEAKGPKAKMARLNIKSLRPLKKKKKAAKALVAAAAVPGAKPDAGPVDVEFSLPKLSRLVRGRSAAAAVAGAAGPAPARPPAAAAAAEAKRTRLAFSRLTVREAVAGKAAALEVEEPRAKLEVALPRGGMEPGAPTSPPVSGKAPGAEGEAKLRAPRVELDVPLPSLGAPAAAGIAGARLPAVDVAAPKVDVGLSLPGAAPPAEPAPPEPGPRAPALEISVQPPALELQLPAARREPELEPGPEPGAAGMAAKVPRVALPKLGGKAGESPEPKSKGPKVKLPSLEISLPEVPEPAARAKLPAVKVPSIDISVPRATLELAPAEPPPPPPPPPPEPAKIGVPKLDLSVPGAKALAAELPKAALPAPELGIAVERPRVEVKLPAARADGESLAAEPAPVPARLSFPAVPVPALDIEVPAVAVGLELPAAREPCPRPAADSPAGTGGAGLGAVVARIPRVDIAVGKAAPEQAAAPEEAAAAKIEKGLRRLSLELEGAGADAKPKPPKVALPWLGAAGPKPRKSAEEPAESPEGGAGGAKLRMPKLGISLPKAKAGGEAEGAAGPGLHPDLDPDLSLGAGSPGQAAKLQVPKLSLPRFGSKEKASEPEAEGRAADARAKKAKFKGPWLGAAGREAAAEGRADGPRDAQGGSDPPAPDGGIKVPAVELDIGLGRVGADRLAEAAGAAETRGKMPRVELSLEGLRERRVSEGAGSPGGGGGMRMPRLDIALPRARLSEAELPLTAAGGSFPMLSLGLPKRCAAAAEPEPEPAPELALELGWGGEPAGRRGQPRFGGSSPDVRAAAAPDAPGTGAAAGGKAPSLPAGFAAAPEPAGPEGKFRLRVPALALGKTAAAAADADTQPLCPTAPGAELPFRLPHVSIPHVGFSAEGKAGRGGEPARDAGGSEAGRKMPKIRMPAVGLAGAGGEPASGQAAGKTPVLKVPELELAAPGEDVGGKEPPGADVEAGKRSRVKLPKFGIALARAGPEGGEEARMRMPSVRKAVLELVRPKGRGAEGAAGLLAEGRAEPGAGLPRGPRAGAELDGEPAGPAEAGGRLRLPKVGFSPAPAPEPGRHPAQPAATEEPRAGTLAALRSLRAPRLALGGLRRRDGQAAGSPETAEPRPSPGFKLPELGLSSRPRAAPSGGRPEPAAT, from the exons ATGGAGCCCGCCCCGCAGGAGCAGGTCACCGCGCCGGAGCTGGTGGAGATCGTGGTGGAGACGGCGGCCGAGGCCGGGGTGACGGGCATCAGCCTGGCCGGCGGCGGGAAGGAGGGCATCTACGTCGCCGACGTGCAGCGCGACTCCAGTGCTGCCAAGGCCCTGCGCCTCCGCGAAG GTGACCAGCTCCTCAGCGCCAGGGTCTTCTTCGAGAACATCCGCTACGAGGACGCCGTGCGGCTGCTGCAGTGCGCCGAGGCCTGCAAAGTCTCCTTCTGCCTCAAGCGCACTGTGCCCAGCACCGACGCTGCTGTCCGCTCCGGGGCAGCTGGCGCCGAGGCGAAAGGGCCCAAGGCGAAGATGGCCAGGCTG aaCATCAAAAGCCTGAGGCccttgaagaagaagaagaaggcggcgaaagccctggtggcagcagcggCAGTGCCGGGAGCAAAGCCGGACGCGGGGCCGGTGGACGTGGAGTTCTCCCTGCCCAAGCTCTCCAGGCTGGTGaggggccggagcgcggcggcggcggtggcgggtgcAGCTGGCCCGGCACCCGcgaggcccccggcagcggcggcagcagcagaagcCAAGCGGACGCGGCTGGCCTTCTCCCGGCTGACGGTGAGGGAGGCGGTGGCCGGGAAagcggcggcgctggaggtggAGGAGCCACGGGCGAAGCTGGAGGtggccctgccccggggcggcaTGGAGCCGGGGGCTCCCACGTCCCCCCCGGTTTCCGGCAAGGCGCCCGGCGCGGAGGGGGAGGCCAAGCTCCGGGCCCCCCGGGTGGAGCTGGACGTGCCGCTGCCCAGcctcggggcgccggcggccgcgggcatCGCCGGCGCCCGGCTGCCGGCCGTCGACGTGGCGGCGCCCAAGGTGGACGTggggctgagcctgcccggcgcggcccccccggccgagcccgcgccgccggagccggggccgcgggcaccCGCGCTGGAGATCTCGGTGCAGCCAccggccctggagctgcagctgcccgcggcccggcgggagccggagctggagccggggccggagccgggcgccgccggcaTGGCTGCCAAGGTGCCCAGAGTGGCCCTGCCCAAGCTGGGGGGCAAAGCCGGGGAGAGCCCCGAGCCGAAGAGCAAAGGGCCCAAGGTGAAGCTGCCCAGCCTGGAGATCTCCCTGCCGgaggtgccggagccggcggcgcgggcgaaGCTGCCGGCCGTGAAGGTGCCCTCCATCGACATCTCGGTGCCCCGCGCCACCCTGGAGCtggcgcccgccgagccgccgccgccaccgccgccgccgccaccagaGCCAGCCAAGATCGGCGTTCCCAAGCTGGACCTCAGCGTGCCGGGGGCGAAGGCGCTGGCCGCGGAGCTGCCCAAGGCTGCCTTGCCCGCGCCGGAGCTGGGCATTGCCGTGGAGCGGCCGCGGGTGGAGGTGAAGCTGCCCGCGGCCAGGGCGGACGGCGAGAGCCTGGCGGCGGAGCCGGCCCCAGTCCCGGCCCGACTGAGCTTtccggcagtgccggtgccgGCGCTGGACATCGAGGTGCCGGCGGTGGCCGTGGGCCTGGagctgccggcggcgcgggaaCCGTGCCCGCGGCCGGCGGCTGACAGCCCCGCGGGCACCGGAGGGGCCGGCCTGGGCGCCGTGGTGGCCAGGATCCCCAGGGTGGACATCGCCGTGGGCAAGGCAGCACCGGAGCaggcggcggcgccggaggaggctgCGGCAGCCAAGATCGAGAAGGGCCTGCGGAGACTCAGCCTGGAGCTGGAGGGCGCCGGGGCCGACGCCAAGCCCAAGCCCCCCAAGGTGGCCCTGCCCTGGCTTGGCGCGGCGGGGCCGAAGCCGAGGAAGAGCGCGGAGGAGCCGGCGGAGAGCCCCgagggcggcgccggcggggccaAGCTGAGGATGCCCAAGCTGGGCATCTCCTTGCCCAAGGCCAAGGCGGGGGGCGAAGccgagggggcggccggccccgggctgcaCCCGGACCTGGACCCGGACCTTTCCCtgggcgccggcagccccgggcaGGCGGCGAAGCTGCAGGTGCCCAAACTCTCCCTGCCGCGTTTCGGGAGCAAGGAGAAGGCGAGCGAGCCCGAGGCGGAGGGCAGAGCTGCGGACGCCCGCGCCAAGAAAGCCAAATTCAAGGGGCCGtggctgggggcggccgggcgggaggcggcggcggagggcagaGCCGACGGCCCCCGGGATGCCCAGGGCGGCAGCGACCCGCCGGCTCCCGACGGGGGGATTAAAGTGCCGGCGGTGGAGCTGGACATCGGCCTGGGGCGGGTGGGCGCGGACCGGCTGGCcgaggccgccggcgccgccgagaCCCGTGGGAAAATGCCCCGGGTGGAGCTGAGCCTGGAGGGTCTGCGGGAGCGGAGGGTCTCCGAGGGCGCTGGCTCGCCGGGTGGTGGCGGCGGGATGCGGATGCCGCGGCTGGACATCGCCCTGCCCAGAGCCCGGCTCTCGGAGGCCGAGCTGCCGCTgacggcggccggcggctccttCCCGATGCTCTCGCTGGGGCTGCCCAAGCGCTGcgccgccgcggcggagccggagccggagccagcGCCGGAGCtggcgctggagctgggctggggcggcgagccggcggggcggcgcggccagCCCCGCTTCGGCGGGTCGAGCCCCGACgtgcgcgcggcggcggctcccgacGCCCCCGGCACCGGCGCGGCAGCCGGCGGCAAGGCGCCGTCGCTGCCCGCCGGCTTCGCCGCCGCGCCGGAGCCCGCCGGCCCCGAGGGCAAATTCCGGCTGCGGGTGCCGGCGCTGGCGCTGGGCAagacggcggcggcagcggcggacgCGGAcacgcagcccctctgccccacggcgcccggcGCTGAGCTGCCCTTCCGCCTGCCGCACGTCTCCATCCCGCACGTGGGCTTCTCGGCCGAGGGGaaggcgggacggggcggcgagCCGGCGCGGGACGCGGGGGGCTCCGAGGCCGGGCGGAAGATGCCGAAAATCAGGATGCCGGCggtggggctggcgggggccggcggggagccggcgaGCGGCCAGGCGGCCGGGAAGACGCCGGTGCTGAAGGTGCCCGAGCTGGAGCTGGCGGCTCCCGGGGAGGACGTCGGCGGCAAGGAGCCGCCCGGGGCTGACGTCGAGGCTGGGAAGCGCTCGCGGGTGAAGCTGCCCAAGTTCGGCATCGCCctggcccgggccgggccggagggcgGCGAGGAGGCGAGGATGAGGATGCCCAGCGTGAGGAAGGCCGTGCTGGAGCTGGTGCGGCCCAAGGGCAGAGGGGCGGAgggggccgccgggctgctggccgagggccgagccgagccgggcgcggggctgccgcgcgGGCCGCGAGCCGGCGCCGAGCTCGacggggagccggccgggccggcggaggcgggcgggcggctgcggctgccCAAGGTGGGCTTCtcgccggcgccggcccccgagcccggccggcaCCCGGCGCAGCCGGCGGCGACGGAGGAGCCCCGCGCCGGCACGCTGGCCGCCCTGCGGAGCCTGCGAGCCCCCCGGCTCGCCCTGGGCGGGCTGCGGAGGCGAGACGGCCAAGCGGCCGGCAGCCCCGAGACGGCGGAGCCCCGGCCGTCGCCTGGCTTCAAGCTGCCCGAGCTGGGGCTGagctcccggccccgcgcggccccctccGGCGGGCGCCCCGAGCCCGCCGCCACGTAA